A DNA window from Anastrepha ludens isolate Willacy chromosome 6, idAnaLude1.1, whole genome shotgun sequence contains the following coding sequences:
- the LOC128866233 gene encoding terminal nucleotidyltransferase 5C, whose product MDVYQIDDGFHSDGGTETPPPSPSSGSSIASASDHGSLESVDTGGTQRLAVLSFEQVRKLHNVMDEKVAIHGRGNFPTLEVPLKDLVNLVRRKLEADVSAGGAGVIVKDVRLNGGAASHVLASEDQPYNDLDLIYAIELTSSRHFDRVKSAVLNTLLDLLPEGVCKRRIMPCALKEAYVGKMVKVNNNNDGDRWSLISLGNSPGHKNVELKFVDTMRRQFEFSVDSFQIVLDSLLLFYDCAALPISENFYPTVVGESVYGDFQEALYHLQKKLISTRQPEEIRGGGLLKYCNLLVRNYKPVDPQHIKTLERYMCSRFFIDFPDINTQTKKLEAYLSNHFWGVDEEPLQYQYLMHLREVVEMSTVCLMGHERRQTLLLIQTLAAQVLYKEQQKQQQAQEQYHQQQQQHHHQQQQQPVDVQKAQSQQQQQQQQQQHQQVTLVTTQHQQQLQAPQTQTIYVQQASTSSPQTTTATICCTATGAEQQVQVPQQQQVQALQTHAAVAQPTTTILVYNGVYYAPVIPTICTCNQTWLST is encoded by the coding sequence ATGGATGTCTATCAAATTGATGATGGTTTTCACTCCGATGGTGGCACCGAGACGCCCCCACCATCACCCAGTTCAGGCTCTTCGATAGCATCGGCTTCCGATCATGGTTCGTTGGAGAGTGTCGATACTGGTGGCACTCAACGTTTGGCCGTACTCTCATTCGAACAGGTGCGCAAATTGCACAATGTCATGGACGAAAAGGTTGCCATACACGGACGTGGTAATTTTCCCACACTCGAAGTGCCCCTAAAAGACTTGGTTAATTTGGTCAGACGCAAGCTGGAAGCAGATGTGAGTGCGGGTGGCGCCGGTGTGATAGTCAAGGATGTGCGCTTGAATGGCGGCGCAGCTAGTCATGTTTTAGCTTCCGAGGATCAGCCATACAATGACTTGGACTTGATATATGCCATTGAGTTGACATCTTCACGTCATTTTGATCGCGTCAAGTCTGCTGTGCTCAACACTTTGTTGGACCTCTTGCCCGAGGGTGTGTGCAAGCGACGCATTATGCCGTGCGCCCTAAAGGAGGCTTACGTCGGCAAGATGGTTAAGGTAAATAACAATAATGATGGTGATCGTTGGTCACTGATATCGTTGGGCAATTCGCCTGGACATAAGAATGTCGAACTGAAATTTGTCGACACGATGCGACGTCAGTTCGAGTTCTCAGTGGATTCATTCCAAATCGTGTTGGATTCACTGCTACTCTTCTATGACTGTGCCGCTCTACCCATATCGGAAAATTTCTATCCGACAGTGGTTGGCGAGTCGGTATACGGTGATTTTCAAGAAGCTCTATATCACTTGCAAAAGAAACTGATCTCAACACGACAGCCAGAGGAGATACGCGGCGGCGGCTTACTCAAGTACTGCAATCTATTGGTGCGCAATTACAAGCCAGTCGATCCGCAACATATCAAAACACTGGAACGTTACATGTGCTCAAGGTTCTTCATCGATTTCCCCGACATTAATACACAAACTAAAAAGCTGGAGGCGTATTTGTCCAATCACTTCTGGGGTGTCGATGAAGAGCCACTACAATACCAGTACCTGATGCATTTACGCGAAGTCGTAGAAATGTCTACGGTGTGCCTGATGGGACACGAGCGGCGGCAAACCTTACTGCTGATACAGACACTGGCCGCGCAGGTGCTCTACAAGGAGCAGCAGAAGCAACAGCAGGCGCAGGAACAGTatcatcagcagcagcaacagcaccaccaccaacaacagcaacagccagTCGATGTGCAAAAGGCacaatcacaacaacaacagcaacaacagcagcagcagcatcaacaaGTAACGCTGGTCACAACACAACACCAACAGCAACTACAAGCGCCTCAAACACAGACGATCTACGTGCAACAGGCATCCACCTCGTCACCACAGACGACAACGGCGACAATATGCTGTACAGCAACAGGCGCCGAACAGCAAGTACAAGtgccacaacagcaacaagtgCAAGCGCTGCAGACGCATGCCGCTGTGGCACAGCCGACGACCACCATTCTGGTCTACAATGGCGTCTACTATGCACCTGTGATTCCGACTATTTGCACATGCAACCAGACGTGGTTGAGCACGTGA